One segment of Dermochelys coriacea isolate rDerCor1 chromosome 5, rDerCor1.pri.v4, whole genome shotgun sequence DNA contains the following:
- the EQTN gene encoding equatorin, giving the protein MNPILFLFLSLLISAGTTKKLSSSSKGMISSNPLYDYHNLPINDLEEEEDEEDDNDGNNYIIQSPEDHETFLETDISTNSPVSKDVLMLKNSMQNLREYLKLLSIKKAEEEQLESSEEESSEESKFGPHYLNIITQGPVEESLSGDQRAKPVNIYKDPILKDLSAELDNQTPKFNEMEYHPRNMFFKPVPMSDKDDLIQKKAANVGRKKDVKETLMLAVSSTTLIILIIFMICCGMTLNQFSKQKKGSSNASSTHAEQQGLAYLSYFQPLEGVSDSSFSKTADSSMWDEKTLSAIRNNSESRHSKSRTLSNIKSVDDVSSISDESTRSAATSYKASKTGENEL; this is encoded by the exons ATGAATcccatactttttctttttttatctctGCTTATTTCTGCAGGGACTACCAAAAAGCTAAGTTCATCTTCTAAAGGTATGATCTCATCAAACCCTCTGTATG ACTACCATAACTTACCCATCAATgacttggaggaggaggaggatgaggaagatgataatGATGGTAATAACTACATCATACAAAGTCCTGAGGACCATGAGACCTTTTTAGAAACAG acattTCTACAAATTCACCTGTGTCCAAAGATGTGTTAATGCTGAAGAACAGTATGCAGAATTTACGGGAGTACT TGAAATTGCTCTCCATCAAAAAAGCTGAAGAGGAACAACTAGAGAGTTCTGAAGAAGAGTCTTCAGAAG AATCCAAATTTGGACCCCATTATCTCAACATTATCACTCAAGGCCCAGTCGAGGAATCACTTAGTGGAG ATCAAAGAGCAAAACCTGTGAACATTTACAAGGACCCAATTTTGAAAGACCTATCTGCAG AACTGGATAACCAAACTCCAAAGTTCAATGAGATGGAATATCACCCaagaaacatgttttttaaaccagTACCAA tgTCGGATAAGGATGATCTTATTCAAAAGAAAGCAGCAAAtgtaggaagaaaaaaagatgtaaaGGAAACACTAATGCTTGCTGTATCATCTACAACGCTTatcattttaataatatttatgaTATGCTGTGGTATGACTCTCAACCAGTTcagcaaacaaaaaaa gGGTTCTAGTAATGCTTCCAGCACTCATGCTGAGCAACAGGGACTAGCATACCTATCTTATTTTCAACCTTTGGAAGGAGTATCTGATTCTTCTTTTTCTAAAACTGCAGACAGTAGTATGTGGGATGAAAAAACACTGTCTGCGATAAGGAACAATTCAGAGTCTAGACATTCAAAATCAAGAACATTATCCAATATAAAGTCAGTAGATGATGTATCATCAATTTCTGATGAATCAACTCGCAGTGCAGCTACTTCATATAAAGCCTCAAAAACAGGCGAAAATGAGCTATAA